The genomic segment TCTTTCCTTTATCTTTGGAACAAAAATAAGTTACCCCTGATTTCTCACCTGATTTTACAAAAACGCCCGAACATGCAACTAAATAGTCGCCATTGGGTAGAACCAATATGGCCGGATTAGTTACCGATTCTTTTTTCAAATGGGCCACTTTTGCAATCACTGTCCCTGGAGGTTGCATAACTTCTGATACAGTAATCTTATCACCATAAATAATTGTAGTCGTTCCTTTTTCACTAGGAGACGGTACATTGACCCATTCTCCCGGAGTTATATAATCATATTGATACAAATAATAATTGAGCTGAATTCCTGTACTTGCTATTACAATTTTTTCACCTGTCGGAATCCATCCTTCCCTGCTATCCACATCCAGATGGTCCACAGCAGCAAGTATCGAACACTTTTGACTACTACGCACTTGATACGGTCCATCCATATCCATAATACTCAATGCACTTTCTTTCCCCAAAATACATTTTGGTGTCGATATTCCATATTTCAGCATGCTTCCACCTTGCGGAAAAACGGTAGCCCCATATTTCACCTCTATAATATCAATAACACATCCTTTCACCTCAAGTATTGATTTTTCAGATTGTGAGGCAACTCTCATTATAAATAGAAAGATTAACAAAAAAAAGAGTATAGTCTTCTTCATCCATTGTCCATTCGTTTTGTTTTCATTGCCATATTGCTTACTTCGGGAAAGTAAGATCTCCATGACATCAATAAGAGAAAGATTACAAACTCTAAAATTCATAACTGTATACATATTTTGAACTCAAATTGTCTTTTTCGCAAATTTTGTAAGTAGAAATCCTGTAAGGAATATGACAACCGTTCCAAAAACAATTGTAAGGTATGTATGCAATGAACTACGAAAACAATAGAAAGGTGAACCTTCATTAATTAAGGGAGACAGACTCATCCATGCAATAACCAATAAACCCAATATAACTGCTACAACAGCATGCACACGTTTAACATTTCGACAAACCACCCCCAGCAGGAACAAGCCAAGCATTCCACCACTAAAAATCGATGCCAATTTCCACCAAGCATCCAAGATTCCGTCAATATGCATCATCATTAAGCCCATAACGACCCCCAACATGCCCACCAAGAACGATGCAACATATAATACTTGCATGCTTTTCCTCTCAGATAGTTCCTTTGAAGAAAGCCGTTTAACAAAATCTGTCAAAACAATCGTTGCCGAAGAGTTGATGCTCGTGGCAACAGTGGACATACCAGCTGAAAATAAAGAAGCAATGATAAGTCCAGTAAGTCCTGTGGGAAGTCCATGAACAATAAACCATGGAAAGACCTGATCAGACGGGGTTCCTGTAGGTAACAGTTCAGGTTGAGCTACATAGTATGAGAATAATGCTGTTCCGATATAGACGAACACAAGAGATACCGGAATGTAGAGTAAACCACCCAACAAAGTCGATTTCACAGCTTCTGCTGTTGAACGAGTCGTCATATAACGCTGTACATAGTTTTGATCTATACCATAATTCTGCATATTGACAAACAATCCATATATCAGTACTACCCAAAATGTCGGCTCAGCAAGATTTGCACCGAAACTCCCAAGGCTAAACTTATCGTGTTCCAAAGCTATATCAAAGAGTTGTCCTGGTCCTTCAGGCATAGTAAAGGTAAGTAACAATGCACACACCACAGCTCCTACAATAAGTATAATTCCCTGTATAGCATCTGTCCAGACCACAGCAGCAATGCCGCCAAGTAAAGTATATATAAGTGTAGCTATACCTGTGCAGAATATTATAGTCTGAATGTCCCACCCAAACATGGTATTCAATGGCAAAGCCAGTAACAACAGTATCGATCCTATGCGTGCAAGTTGCGTCAATAGATAACAAACGGCTACATAACAACGTGCCCAATAGCCAAAACGCATTTCGAGATAATGATAGGCAGATACACTATTTATCCCTCTGTACAGAGGAATAAATACCTTTGCAGCAAGCCATGTAGCAATTGGTATCGAAAGACTAAACACAAACGGATTCCAATTCCCTTTGTAGGCATCTCCTGGCAATCCTAAGAAACTAATGCTACTGACAAACGTTGCAAATATTGACATGCCTACAACCCATGTAGGCAATGTTCCTTCTGCTGAAGTGAATGCCGCAGCCCCTTTGCGACTGCGGAAATAAAACGAACATCCAAAAAGAACAACTCCACTCACAAAAACAAAAAAAACGAGATAATCAAGCAAGGTTATATCCATTTTATATAATATTAAATGATTCAATGATATATTTCATATTCTCTACATCCAATATCCAACAAATGATATTGAATATAGCTACGCCTTTTTGATAAAAGTTCTAAACATTTAAGTTCCTAAAGCACAGAAATTAAAACAATAATAAATTCCACTTATTTTTCTCCAGGATGTGGAAAGCCAGGAAATGGATTAGGTTTATTCCTATATTTTTTGACTTCATCTGCCGTCATAAGTTCCAAATGCTCTCCCTTTAACAAATAAAGTCTTCCAACTTCATTTCCAACTAATAAATTGCGTTGTGTTCCTCCTCCCAGTTTGGTTCCCACAGCTCCACTTTCATGCGATCCACCGGGTTGCACTAACCCTGTAACCGGATGTTTAAATGGAGAAGGATGAGCAAAAACAGGGTACGATGAACTACCTACATTCTTCATAAACAAAGGAGTTCCCATCGTTTTCTTTCCCAAAATAGGCAAAGGATAGCCTGTCTCCATATTAGGAATTGCCGAACGCCTCCCAGTACCAATAATTAAATCAAGCAGCCTATCTCCGTCATAATCGAAGAAATTTAGTTTACACCGTCCTGTACCACCTGCAGGCTCAGCACTCGTTAATATAGAACTCCCGTTCTCCAGTTTCAACTCACCACCATCTTCCAAATGGAAGTTATCTATTTTCCAATACAAGTGAAATAAATCATTGTCATCAACTATAGCCAACGCCATACGATTACCAAACTTTGCCACAGCCGCCCTTGAACGCCACATTCCATGCAATTCAAGCCCTTCACAGAAAAAAGGCTGAGGGGCATCAAGCTTTGGTTCCGTTCGTGTTCCTTTATTTACATACAGAGTATATTTTCCAGTGATATCACCCATAATAATGTCCGGCAATCCATCGCCAGTCCAATCAACAACAGTAGGGGAAAGATACCCCCAACGTGACTCCGGAGTACCTTGCACACTACCTGAATATCCTGCCTGAATATGAATATCCTTACCATCCGCCTGTACTCTTCCTTTGGGTATAAAACGCGGATTATTATTGTTACCTATATTTTTAAAGAAAAGTACATGTCCATCTGAATTGCCGACAATAATATCTTCAATCCCGTCTCCATCCCAGTCTATCACACTTGGAACCGGCAATGTGCCACAATAA from the Bacteroides eggerthii genome contains:
- a CDS encoding sodium:solute symporter, with the protein product MDITLLDYLVFFVFVSGVVLFGCSFYFRSRKGAAAFTSAEGTLPTWVVGMSIFATFVSSISFLGLPGDAYKGNWNPFVFSLSIPIATWLAAKVFIPLYRGINSVSAYHYLEMRFGYWARCYVAVCYLLTQLARIGSILLLLALPLNTMFGWDIQTIIFCTGIATLIYTLLGGIAAVVWTDAIQGIILIVGAVVCALLLTFTMPEGPGQLFDIALEHDKFSLGSFGANLAEPTFWVVLIYGLFVNMQNYGIDQNYVQRYMTTRSTAEAVKSTLLGGLLYIPVSLVFVYIGTALFSYYVAQPELLPTGTPSDQVFPWFIVHGLPTGLTGLIIASLFSAGMSTVATSINSSATIVLTDFVKRLSSKELSERKSMQVLYVASFLVGMLGVVMGLMMMHIDGILDAWWKLASIFSGGMLGLFLLGVVCRNVKRVHAVVAVILGLLVIAWMSLSPLINEGSPFYCFRSSLHTYLTIVFGTVVIFLTGFLLTKFAKKTI